A part of Brassica rapa cultivar Chiifu-401-42 chromosome A05, CAAS_Brap_v3.01, whole genome shotgun sequence genomic DNA contains:
- the LOC103869276 gene encoding CCR4-NOT transcription complex subunit 9 — MANLPPSLSMGTPFGGPSTSAAGAPANKDRNLASAEQLVLDLSNPELRENALLELSKKRELFQDLAPLLWNSFGTIAALLQEIVSIYSVLAPPNLTPAQSNRVCNSLALLQCVASHSDTRMLFLKAHIPLYLYPFLNTTSKSRPFEYLRLTSLGVIGALVKVDDTEVISFLLSTEIIPLCLRTMEMGSELSKTVATFIVQKILLDDVGMDYICTTAERFFAVGRVLGNMVQSLVEQPSPRLLKHIIRCYLRLSDNPRACAALGSCLPDSLRDGTFSNCLREDQIARRWLQQLVHNVGVGRVPSHQGGGFEHML, encoded by the exons ATGGCGAATCTACCTCCATCTCTCTCCATGGGCACACCTTTCGGCGGTCCCAGCACGTCGGCCGCAGGAGCTCCGGCGAACAAAGATCGAAACTTGGCATCCGCGGAGCAGTTGGTTCTCGATCTCAGCAATCCTGAACTCAGAGAGAATGCTCTCCTCGAGCTTTCCAAG AAAAGAGAACTGTTTCAGGATTTGGCGCCTCTCTTGTGGAACTCTTTTGGTACCATTGCTGCCTTGTTGCAG GAGATAGTGTCTATCTACTCTGTTCTTGCTCCTCCTAATCTGACTCCTGCTCAGTCCAACCGTGTCTGTAACTCACTCGCCCTTCTTCAG TGCGTAGCCTCTCATTCCGACACAAGGATGTTATTTCTCAAGG CTCACATCCCACTGTACCTTTACCCTTTCCTGAACACAACGAGTAAGTCAAGACCTTTCGAGTACTTGCGCCTTACTAGCTTAGGTGTCATTGGTGCTCTTGTTAAG GTTGATGATACAGAGGTCATTAGCTTCCTTCTATCAACCGAAATTATTCCTCTGTGCCTCCGCACCATGGAGATGGGgagcgagctgtcgaaaact GTTGCCACATTCATAGTTCAGAAGATCTTGTTGGATGATGTGGGGATGGATTACATCTGCACAACAGCGGAGCGGTTTTTCGCTGTTGGTCGAGTGTTGGGAAACATGGTTCAGTCACTTGTGGAGCAGCCTTCTCCACGCCTTTTGAAGCATATCATTCGTTGTTATCTCCGTTTATCAGACAACCCAAG GGCTTGTGCTGCACTCGGAAGCTGTCTCCCTGACTCGCTGCGAGATGGAACCTTCAGCAATTGTCTTCGC GAGGATCAAATCGCGAGGAGGTGGCTGCAACAGCTGGTTCACAATGTTGGAGTTGGTCGAGTCCCATCACATCAAGGTGGAGGATTTGAGCACATGCTTTGA